Below is a genomic region from Fulvia fulva chromosome 5, complete sequence.
CGTTCTGTAAGCCAGACCAGCGGTTGCGGGCATACAGACACAGACAATACTGAGATGCACCTCGATCAAGGTCCAGATTCCGATGTACGTGTAGTTGTACGTGACGTTCTCGTCTGTGCCGTAGCGGATCAGATATTGCAGCCGAACACAGCTGCAGGCAATGACCACCACGCCAACCAGAAAGACCGAGCAAATGCCAATCTTCTTCATAGGCGAGATCCCAAGCCTCAGAATCTGACCTAGCGGCATGACGATAACCAAAACATTGAAGAAGATGTTGATTCCCGCAGCAGCGTACACTTGAGCTTGTTGATCCGTGCAATGGCCAGTGGCTCCGTTGAATCGAGTCCAGTTGTAGCTGATCGGTATGCATTGAAAGATGGTCGCGAATTCGAAAGCGACCAAAGACATCGCCAGCGCCGAGACCACAATCCAGCACGCAGCCCGCAATGCTCTCGCATCAGTGAGGAAAATCCTCAGGTACAGCAGGACCAGCGAAATCTTTGTGCCGAACACAACGGCGAGGTATAGAGGTTGACCAGCGAAGAAGTATTTCAGGACCTTTTCGATTCCAGGTATTCCGACCTCCCAGTAGTCTTTTCCCATGCCATTCTCATAGCCCAGAAACCCGACTGCTGTGATGCCAGTCATGGGAAGTAGGCATATCAGGAGCATCCAGTCGTCCCACCAAAAGCCTGCGCCACCCCATATTCTCGATCTCGAAATGACCCGGAAGATGGTGAAGAGGATTGCGACAGCGAAGAGGGCCCAGCAGACTGCTATGCCTGTGCCTGCCAAATCTCGTACGGGGTAGCTGCATATATCGGCCTGGAACTTCTTCGCGTCGATGCCATTGGCCGGACTACAGCTGGCTTTGAGGCCCGCTGTCAACTCGTCGTTCAGTTGCCGGCTTTGCTTGCTATCGCAGAAGCATGGTGTATCTGTTGGTTCGCAGGCGTATGATTGCAGAATCGGTAACGAAACATTGGTCTGTCAAGCGAGTCATCAGTAACGTGTCTGCAGTTCCAATATAACGACGCTTCGACTTACCACACATTGTGGCAGAGCTGTACTCTGGCTCACGCCAGTCTGGGGCGACACTGGTACAGCAATCAGTGCTATCGCAGCAATCAACAACAGCCGACTGCTCTTGAACCCCATCCTGTACACTGGGGCATGGAGCCTGCGCCAAACAAACGATTAAAACAACAACAGCAGCAACAACGACAACAACAAGCGCGCAGGAAAGGAGGGAAAGGGGAGTGTATAGCTCAACTCTCAGCACATAACGCAAAGCAACGCCCACATGACAGCCACAAATGCAGCCATACCGTCTCTGTATGGTTCGACTGACACGTAGAGAGCATGGCAAGTCATGGTCTCAGTCGATTGCTTTTGCCATCGATCGTAGCCCTCAGCACCCGCACACGCCGCAGCACTTCTGCAGTGGGCGTTCGCGGTGCCTGACATGCGGCGagatggcaaaggcgagggCTGGGATGCCTAAGCTTCATTGATGTGCGAATGGCGTTGGGTTGCGTTAAGCTATACCAATGGCAGAATGGACGGCGCAGATTGCTGACTCGTGCCTGTTCCTGGTTGTATGTTTAAGGTTTGGAAGGCGTGACGCTGAGTCGTGGTTGTTTGCGGGCACACATCATCTCGCAGGATTCTGAGAAGATGCGCGCGGGCGGAGTCGATCCGTGATTGTCAAAGTTCAGAGCTGGAGTCATGTTTGAAGTCAATGCAGCTATCTATCGATGAGACACATGGTCCGGCCATGAAAGTATTGAAAGACCAATTGATGGTGCTCTGCGTGAACGTTGCACGTGCATCGCTTGCGACTCCTTGCTTCGCGAACGGTACGAGCTCGGGCTCTTTTCGAAGGCTGGGAGCGTGAGGCCCGAGCTGTCAGCGAAAAGATAAGGTACAACGGACCTGCTATAGGGTATGGTGCTTCGCATTACGCTCCGGTGAGCAAGCGCAAGAGGCTCCGTGAACTCCAATGCTCGTCGAAGCTGCAGCCCTGTGCAGCGCTGATATCAAAGAGTTGCAACAGCTAAGCGCCGAAAATACCTTTCGACCAGAGCATGAGGTCTCGCGGAGTGTACCAGATTTTGGGTTCCTGGCAACGGTACCGTACTTGCGAGTATGACAGACGCTGACAGGCCCCGCTCATCGGTCATACTCGTCGGCGTAGTAACGATCACCCTGCTGCACAGCTCTGCCGTATCCACCTCGTCCTGGATCATACTCTTCACGGTACTCGTCACGCACTTGTCCGCCGCTTCGGCCCCGTCCGTACTGCCTGCCCTCAGCAAAGCCTTCGTCCAGATCTGCTCTGATGATGCGCTCGTCCAGCTTGGTGCCGCCGACGTACTTGAGGCAGTCGAGCGCGTCCTCGTGTGTGTAGTACTCGACGAAGCAGAAGCCGCAGGGCGTCTTGCTGAAGCGATCCAGTCCCATGACCAGACGCTTGATTTCGCCGCAGGAGCTGAACAGGGTGTGGATCTGCTCCTCGGTGGTGTAGAAGGACAAGTTGCCTACGTAGAGTGTGGTCGCATGCTTCAGCTTGTCTTCGATGTCTGGCTGGTTCTCGCTGCGGTCGCGGTCTTCGGCGGGCTCGTCGTTGGGGTTGCCGCGTCTGTTCTTCTGCTTCTTGTTCTGGTGTGTGTCAGTCGCTGTCAGGAGTGATATCATTCTGCGCATGACTTACCTTGCCAATGGTATAGGAGGATGGCTTGTCGAGGCGGTCGACGGTGTGCTGGAACTTGAAGGCAGGCATCGCGGTCGTCGTGAGGGGGTGGTATCCAAGTGTCTTTGTGCGTGTGTTGTTGGCGAGTTGAAGGACAACATTAAAGATTGGAtcatcgtcaaagctttgGCGCGGATCGTGGACTGGAAAGCCTGTAGAACTAGAAGCCTTCCCTGGCGCACAGTCCCATCTGGCGCACAGCTTAACCAAAGCCAACTGTCGTGCAGGTAACGCCAGTCAAGTTTTGACGCGGATGGTCTAACCTTAGTGAGAGTGTGGTAAACAGCACGAGCTTCACGCGCAGAGAGCAATTCCAGGCTCGTGACGCGACACTCGGTTGCACCCATTTCCACCCCCTGCTCGAGACGTCGAGACACTGCAGACGATGCGATTGACATAGCAAGTCCCTACAACAAGTTCCGAGAATGGCCAAGATCCTCGCCCAACAGCCGCGTTGGCTCGACCATGGCACGCCCGGCTACGACTTCTTCCAACCCAACGAGAGACACAAATCGGCACAGTCCGACTCGACAGCAGACGCGCCATTGAGGAGGGTCGCGCATCGAGGCAGTGAGGTGTTCGTCGCAGTCGGCAACGAGATCAGGTGGAGCCATCTCTCGACCTTACAAGAGGCCGGCGGCGGAAGCGCAACAAGACATGGACGCCAGGCATCTGGCCAACAGCCTATCCACAAAGTGCTGAGGACGCCGGCGTCGAGACCCATCCAGCAGCTCTCTGTCTCCCCCTCTGGACACTTCATTGCCGTGCTGACATGGCACACTTGCCACGTCTGCATTCTTCCACCCACCGAACACCTGCGCTTCCAGGACAGCCAGCCAATAAAGCTGCGCTCTTACCAAGTCGGTCCGACCGCACACGTACTCGAGCAAGCATCTCTGGTGAGCGTGCTCTGGCACCCGCTATCGCCGTCTGGGAACGCGTTGGTGACAGTCACACAAGATGCCTGTGTCAGATTGTGGGAGCTGGATCAAAACAACAGAAGTACCTTCAACGAGCCTGCCCTTGCCGTCGACCTCAAGAAGCTGGCCAACGCAAGCTCGCAGCGCGAAGACTTGAGTGCGAGCAAATATGGCACCAACAAAGGCTTCTCGCCTGACGATCTGGAGATGGAGCTTGCTTCCAGCTGTTTTGGCGGCCAAGGCAAAGACGATGAAGACGGCTGGTCAAGTATGACTCTGTGGGTGGCTATGACAGAAGGCGACGTCTACGCCCTATGTCCATTTCTGCCTTCAAAGTTCATCGCGCCCGTCACTTTACTTCCAAGTCTAAGCACTAGTGTGGTCGCGAAGCAGAAGGTGTTCGATCAAGATCGCCAAGTTTCAGATTTCGATCGATTGGTCGCGAACCAACAGAGTAGCTGGCTTGCCGACCTCGATCAGCAAGAGCCCACGTCTATTCCCGGCCACTACGATGTGGACGTATACTCCCGGCCGGATCGTCTCAGTGCCATACCTAGACTTCAAGGACCATTCCAGCTTTCGCCAGATCCTGATTTGGGAGAGATTACCGACATCTTCGCGGTCGCGCCTAAAGTTAACGAAGAGGCTTACTTCGATGATGAGGACGATTACGACACGCTGAGCAGCAACGACGGGTTGAGCATTGGCATTGTCTGCCTGGCGATGAGCAACAACAAAGTGCACATCTGTTTGAACGTTGAAGGCGTCGAAGCCGAATGGCTGCCATCGAAGCGGTCTCGAGCACAGTACATGAATGATCTTGATGCTACGAAGGCGCTGCTTCTGCTTGAGAGTGCTGAGCTCGCAGCTGAGCATCAAGGTGGCAATGCCCTTGCTTGGCCGACGTTCACAGCATCACCGACAGATCGATACGAGGTTTTCACTACGCAACCTGGTGGAGTCTTCAGCTTGTCCTTCCGGCCTTGGGTAACAGCTCTCGAGGACGAACTGTCTGCGCCGCAGCCGGACGGAGAAGGTATAGGCTTTCGATTGAATGTGATCATGGAGTCTGCCAGCACGAGCGTTACTGCCGTCAACAAGTCGCGGGTGCCTCTGCGGGAGATCAACAGGTCTATAGCCATCCTCGACCACCTTGACTCAGAGCTAGGCTATATCGTCTTGACTCTAGCACAGAGCCAGCCTCTGGCCACTATCCTGGACCTTCCTGTGGCAACAAGTCACGCGTTACTTCCTGAAGCGCAGGCTACAGCTGGCGCGTTTGCAGCTCATGTCCCACGCGCGCCGTACCACCCAGACCCGGCCTTCGACAAGCCGATCGCTTTACCAGATTACATCAGCAAATGGCGACAAGACAGTGCTCGTGGTATCGGCGGTGACATCAAGGGGCAGGTGAGATTCTCGTCGGACACACTGCAGAAGATCACCAAGGCGCATCAAGTTCTCAGCCATGACACGCATGCACTTGGTCTTGCAGCTGCGGACCTTTACAGACGCTGCGAGTCCATGATGGAGGAGATGAAGTTCCAGATTGAGCGAGTCAAGGAGTTGTCGAACCGCGTTAATAGTGTTACCGGTGAGGACGAGTTCCCAGATCAGTCGACCGCTGGACCAGAACTTGTGCGAGGAGGCAAGGACAAGATGGAGAAGAGGATAGAAGACAGGAAGGAGAAGACGGTTGCAATTCGCGAACGTGTCGAGAATCTACGCAGGAAGATGAGGAACGTTGGGGGCAAAGAAATGTCGGCAAAGGAGAGGGCTTTCGCGGAAGAGGTTGCCAAGCTCGAGAGGACGATTCTACCGGAGCCTCGAGTACCGACAAGTCCAGGCGCGCTCCTCAAAATGGAGAACAGCGAGCTTACGATCCGCACGGAATCGGAAGATCTGGATACGGAAGAGCGAGATACCATCGCTGGTCGCTTCAAGGCCGTCGAGGATGTGTATAAGCAGCTCACATCGCAAGCAGCCGAAGTGCAAAACGAGCTCGAGTCGCGGCAAAAGAGCGCGACCGAATCGCGGCCTACTACGCCCAATGCCCATGGCGCGGACTTTAGACAGCAGAAGTTGGCACAGGTCTTTGCGTTGTTGGACAGGGAGACGGCACTGATTGAGGCTGTTGGCGAGAGATTGGAGAAGCTACAAGTTGCGAGCAGATGATTGTTTTGGCGAGCATAGCATGGAGTTGGTGATGTATAGCTTGCATGGCGGCTTGAATAGGAGCGCAACGATTGAAGGATGGTACGTTTGTCAGTCATGCATGATATGCGATGGTCGTCATGTTGTGACATCCTCGATGATCCGTGCGACTGAAGGACATTTATCACGATCCGACCTTCGAACTGATAGCGCATTCGGCCTGTTGATGATATCGCACAGCAGGCTCCGGACCACAGCCTCGGAAGCGAGATGAACGCATCCTGATCGAGCGACAACGTGGCCGAATTCCCACACAACGCAGGCACACAAAAACACTGTATCCGATCGGCATTGCTACCGAAACCGGCAAGCGATGTGCATCTGTAACAACTACCAAGGCACACCGAACATCCTAGCAGGGGTCTTATACTGCTGGTGCTCCTTGGCACGTGTGAGCTTGAGCGCTTGATGCTAATTCTCCGTCGACTCCACTTGCTTTCCAGACCACATTCGACGCCAGGTCCTAATCTACATGCTGCAGTCTCGACGACTTCCGCTGGCCATCCTCGGCTTCGTCCAACAGATTTCCACTTTGGTTGTTTGATCTAGGCGCACAAAAGCGAACAAGCTTTCCGACATCCACATGGTCGCTATTGCCTTTCATCTGGATCACGTCGACACGTACAGCTCGGCACTATGGAACAATTCGTGAAGTTTGATGGAACGCTCGATCTTTGGTGATGTGTGGAACGCGTTACCAGCCTTTATAAGTCTCCAAACCTGCGTCTCGGTAGGTGTTCTCTCAGTACAGCAGCTTCTTCTTGCAACGTCCCAGTCACTCTTTTTCTTTACAACACCACATTCTCTTCGGCAAAGATGAAGCAGACTTTCTCTCTCGCCCTGGCGGCGCTTTCTTCTATTGCTTATGCACTTCCAGCGACACAGGTCAAGAGAGCCGACGATGGTCCTGTCGGTTACGCTTCGCAGAACGGCGGGTACGATTGACTGCCTCTGACCCTCTCAACTTCTTACTGACAATTCCTAGCACCACTGGTGGTGCCGGCGGCACAACTACCACCGTCTCCTCGCTCGCTCAGTTCACCAAGGCCGTCACTGCAGACGAGGCCACCGTCGTCTACGTCAAGGGCACCATCAAGGGCTCTGCGCAGACCAAGGTCTCCAGCGACACTTCCATCCTAGGTCTCGACTCCAGCTCTGGCCTTGAGGGCATCTCCCTCTACATCAAGGATGTCAGCAACGTTATTGTCCGCAACTTGGCCATCTCGAAGGTTCTGGCCGACAATGGTGATGCCATCGGTATTCAGAAGGCTACCAATGTGTGGATTGACCACATGGATCTATCTTCCGATATGGACAATGGCAAGGAGTAAGGGCCTGAGGTGTGTCCTTTATGTTGGGAAGACGGTATGGCTAACTATCATCACAGCTACTACGACGGTCTCTGCGACGTCACCCACGCCTCCGACTGGGTCACGATCTCCAACACCTACTTCCACGACCACTACAAGGTCTCCCTCGTCGGCCATTCCGACTCCAACGCCGACGAAGACACTGGTCACTTGACAGGTACGTCCCAGACGCTCCTCTGCGTTGTCCCGCTTGCACATCAATAACTAGCCTCTTCACCCGCAGTAACCTACGCCAACAACTACTGGTCCAACACCAACTCCCGTATCCCCTCCATCCGCTTCGGCACCGCCCACATTTTCAACTCCTACTACGACTCCGCCGACACAGGTGTAAACACCCGCATGGGCGCCGAAGTCCTCGTCGAGAGCACCGTCTTCACTGGCGTCAAGTACCCCGTCTGCAGCAGGGACAGTGATGAGACGGGCTCGGCTGTGACAAAGGATGTGGACTTTGGCAGTGGCGAGAACACCGCTCCCAAGGGAAGCTTGACGAGCATGCCGTACAAATACACGCTGCTGGGCAGTGCGAAGGTTAAGGCTGCGGTTGTGGGGACTGCTGGTAACACTTTGACGTTGGGTTGAGTATAAGAGGGGGTGGTGGAGTTGGGTTGAGGGGCAGAATAAGGGTAGATATCGACAGTATTCGTTGACGAACGTCATCTTGGTCTTTCACTACATGCCTCATATCGTTGAGAAGGACTTGCCTGTGGCGATACCGATATTCTGCAGCGTCATCTGCTGATGCTTGACGTTGCGGGCGGTTAGATAGAGGGTATCACAGTCGAATGGACAGCCATCTTTGCCGCAGCTCTTCATACCATATCCTATCCATCTACCTTACATTTGACCCTGCATCGTCGCAGTGGACTCAATGCCGTGGCTCAGGGTAGTGATATCATGAAGCTGGATCTACCAGCTCTGGAATGAGGATATCAATGGTGCATAAGTGCTGCCGCTCGAGAAGCACTTCGACTAGCGTCATGCACAGACCGGCGAATCACAAGCATGTTTGACAGAGCCAAGGATAATCCTTGACCCGACTCTCGCCTGCCTCATGACGTCGAATCTCGTTGCATGAGCAAGCACGAACAAGCACAGCCCTGTATCTCACCGGTGTTGACCAGCCGCCACTTTCCAAATGGAGAGGTAGGTGAACGACTCCAGACATTTTCATCACTCTCGCACAGAAAACATCATCGACTATGGCTCGCACACACTACTCCGACGAGCGCTACGAAAGCGACGACAGCAGTCTCGCCGACTCTCCCCGAAGCAGACACAGAAGGAGAGCGCACTCTGAAGAGTCGCCATATACCGAACGTCCTCGGGCAAGGCCTAGACATGCGCGCCGACACTCATCGTACGCCTCAGAGAAGACACGATCGAAATGGCAAAGTGCGGGCAAAGTCGCGCTCGGTGTGGCATTCGTGGGCATTGTGGCTCAAGTGGTCAATCGGTGGGTGGAGAAGAGGGAGATTGAGAGCATACGACGAGAAGAAGACAGAGTGAGGGAGAAGCGACGGCAGTTTGAGAAAGCAAAGGCCAAGAGGCGCCGTGAGGAGGATCGCAGAGAGAGGGAAAGGGAGGACCGCTCGAGAGGACATGGCCCTGAGGTATGGGAGGTCACCGAAGAAGTCAGAAGGATAGGCTATTTGCCTGCTGAAGAGCGAGGACGGAGTGAGAGTCGCGCTCCGCGAAGGCTGGAGGCGCCGCCAAGCAGGGAGGCTTCCATTGATGAGTGGGAGGAGGACCAGGTGAACCACCATGAGCGCAGAGGCAGGGCAGAGAGAAGTCGAAGCAGACCTGCTGTTGATGTTACATGAGCGGCTTGTAGGTTGCGGCAATCATTCTTGCTATGGGACATACACGATGGACCATACTGCGGTGACCATGGAGCTCAGTATCCTCGTGGATGGCGTATTCACAATCGGCATTTCTCCCTGGGCTCACGTTACAAAAACCACTTAGCGTAAGGAACTCAACGTCGACTGCCTACTTGACTCGAACCGAGATAGCAATGGCTCAATCACGAACCTGCAGACACAACGCGAATCCCGAGGAATGCGACTGCTGTCGATGGTATCACAGACATCCTGACTTCAGACCCTTCGATCTTTCTGTGATGCAACATACTCCCTGGGGACCCGTGGAGACTCTACAAGACAGACCAGACTCGATTCGAGCGGCACGCAGGGGCTCTCGTGCGCTTCACGGTAGCTTTCGAAGTCCAAGTTACAACAACAATCCACAATTTGATGACGAACTTCGATACGAGTCCTCGCCATCATCGTCATCGTCGCATAGCAGCGCATTCACTACTAGCCCTGCGCGACTGACTACCTTTCCAGCCTTCACAGAGCTCCGAAACTCGCCCTTTTCGCTACCAAGCTACAGCGAAGCAACAACCACTTCTTCAACCACCGAACACCGTACTCAAATGCTTCACACACAAGCCCGTAGCCTCGCAGAGCGCTCAGACAATCTGATGCTACGCGGCCGAGAGTTTTGTGACTCAGCTAGGATCACGCCGATGCCACGAGCTTTCGCGTACCCATCCTCCGACATCATACGCAGAGACCATGAGACACGGCTCGAAGCTCGTCAGTCGCTGGAACACCGTTGGCGGGACCATCTCTACGATGTTGCCGTTTGGCGAGAAGCTTTGAGCCAATGGGACTCCGAAGTGGCCAGGACACTGACCACAGGCCTTTATGATCACGACCTCGTGTTGACAAGAGAGAGGCTGCAAAGAGATGAGCGGGAGTTAGGAGCGCTGATCAGGCAGGCCGGGCTCGAAGTGCCTAGTCATTTGACTCCTTGGTAACTGGGGCGAGTACATGGGTGCTCCGGCTTATAGTCCTAGGCGAATGGCCTGCATTTGAATGATCAGTAGCGCTCATGCCAAGTTTCCGGCTTTACTTTTGCTTGAAATGGTTCACCCACGCCTTCAAAATCCCATGCGTGCCTCAATACTGCTCATCGTGTATCAGCCGGGCGCTCATCATTGGTGAACAGCTTGCCCTATCTCAAGATACACGATGAGGGTTTGCAGAGTGGTGTCGACTCGGAATAGGACGCAGTGCTCATGATCTAGCCTTCTCGAGTGCTGCACGATAGAGTGCCTGCATTGCACGAACATCTGTGCCAATAGCGATCAAGTCAAAGCGCTCCTTTGCTGCACATGCTTGCTCTCCGTCCGCGACAAGCATACCAACCTCCTTGTCGTGTGTTCGAGCTGCTCCTACGATCTTATCAATGGCTGCCAG
It encodes:
- a CDS encoding Nuclear cap-binding protein subunit 2 — its product is MPAFKFQHTVDRLDKPSSYTIGKNKKQKNRRGNPNDEPAEDRDRSENQPDIEDKLKHATTLYVGNLSFYTTEEQIHTLFSSCGEIKRLVMGLDRFSKTPCGFCFVEYYTHEDALDCLKYVGGTKLDERIIRADLDEGFAEGRQYGRGRSGGQVRDEYREEYDPGRGGYGRAVQQGDRYYADEYDR
- a CDS encoding Nucleoporin NUP82, giving the protein MAKILAQQPRWLDHGTPGYDFFQPNERHKSAQSDSTADAPLRRVAHRGSEVFVAVGNEIRWSHLSTLQEAGGGSATRHGRQASGQQPIHKVLRTPASRPIQQLSVSPSGHFIAVLTWHTCHVCILPPTEHLRFQDSQPIKLRSYQVGPTAHVLEQASLVSVLWHPLSPSGNALVTVTQDACVRLWELDQNNRSTFNEPALAVDLKKLANASSQREDLSASKYGTNKGFSPDDLEMELASSCFGGQGKDDEDGWSSMTLWVAMTEGDVYALCPFLPSKFIAPVTLLPSLSTSVVAKQKVFDQDRQVSDFDRLVANQQSSWLADLDQQEPTSIPGHYDVDVYSRPDRLSAIPRLQGPFQLSPDPDLGEITDIFAVAPKVNEEAYFDDEDDYDTLSSNDGLSIGIVCLAMSNNKVHICLNVEGVEAEWLPSKRSRAQYMNDLDATKALLLLESAELAAEHQGGNALAWPTFTASPTDRYEVFTTQPGGVFSLSFRPWVTALEDELSAPQPDGEGIGFRLNVIMESASTSVTAVNKSRVPLREINRSIAILDHLDSELGYIVLTLAQSQPLATILDLPVATSHALLPEAQATAGAFAAHVPRAPYHPDPAFDKPIALPDYISKWRQDSARGIGGDIKGQVRFSSDTLQKITKAHQVLSHDTHALGLAAADLYRRCESMMEEMKFQIERVKELSNRVNSVTGEDEFPDQSTAGPELVRGGKDKMEKRIEDRKEKTVAIRERVENLRRKMRNVGGKEMSAKERAFAEEVAKLERTILPEPRVPTSPGALLKMENSELTIRTESEDLDTEERDTIAGRFKAVEDVYKQLTSQAAEVQNELESRQKSATESRPTTPNAHGADFRQQKLAQVFALLDRETALIEAVGERLEKLQVASR
- a CDS encoding putative pectate lyase A; the protein is MKQTFSLALAALSSIAYALPATQVKRADDGPVGYASQNGGTTGGAGGTTTTVSSLAQFTKAVTADEATVVYVKGTIKGSAQTKVSSDTSILGLDSSSGLEGISLYIKDVSNVIVRNLAISKVLADNGDAIGIQKATNVWIDHMDLSSDMDNGKDYYDGLCDVTHASDWVTISNTYFHDHYKVSLVGHSDSNADEDTGHLTVTYANNYWSNTNSRIPSIRFGTAHIFNSYYDSADTGVNTRMGAEVLVESTVFTGVKYPVCSRDSDETGSAVTKDVDFGSGENTAPKGSLTSMPYKYTLLGSAKVKAAVVGTAGNTLTLG